The sequence GTAGTTCAGCTCCTCCTCTTCCAAACCACCAATGCTCTTCTGAAAGGGATCTTGAATCTCCTCCTCACTGACCCCTGTCCAAGGCCGATCAAGTGAGGTCCCCTTTGGATAAATAGATATTGAGATTGCAGAGGCAGCTAAAAACTTGCAAGTATGTAAAGAATTGCAGAAGTAAAtatggcttcttcttcttaattttatgctcttattttttttttaaacttctcAAGAAGATCTGTACTACTCAGATAAGCGTATGCATGGTTTAATTACGATTCTACTCATTTGGTGAAGCTATGAACTTGTGCAGTTGTTGTTACTTCATTGATAAGTCAAACACCTTAGAGGAAGCTGAGAAAGCAATGTTGGAGCTATATTGTGAGAGGGCACAGATAAAAGATGGTCAAACCATCCTTGATGTTGGATGTGGCTGGGGATCACTTTCAATATATATTGCTCAAAAATATGCTAACTGCAGGGTCACAGGGATTTGCAATTCAACAACGCAAAAAGCACATATAGACGAACAGTGCAGGTATGTTGCATTGATGATACTCATAGCTTTTTGTCTTCTAAGGAAAAGAGGTTCTCTACATAGTACATACCTGGAGTGGGAACTCCAATTCTGTGATGCTCAATTTCATACTTATTCTTGTCAGTTTTCAATGGATGTGCCTTTCAATTTGTTCCTGTTGAAATTGATGAATATTCACGTACCAGACATGCCTTGAGGCAAACAAAACACTTTGTCCATTTCCTTCAATGCTTGAAGTACATATTTTTGGAATAGATATGCTGCAGTATCTATTTTGCATTCTTTCCAATATGGGGATCCTGGGATGGTGCAAACATCCTAGCCATTTTTAACCCTCCCACACTGCCATGCCTCTCCAAGGCTAGCTTGTTTAGCTGTAAACTGACCTAGGTTTTAAATTTAAACCACCTTCACCCACTATCATAAGAACTGTGTACCTTTGACTTGAACAGGGAAATGCAGCTGcagaatgttgacatcattgttgGGGACATTAGCACGTATGAAATGGAGGCCTCCTTTGATAGAGTTTTATCCATAGAAATGTTTGAAGTAAGAAACGTCTGGAGCCTTTGCATGCTTCTGAAGATTGTTGATATGGTTTTCAACGTTATGTTTGTCCTTTGATGCAGCACATGAAGAACTACCAGGAGCTCCTTAAGAAGATATCAAAGTGGATGAAACAGGACAGCCTTCTTTTCATACATTACTTCTGCCACAAAGCATTTGCTTACCACTTTGAGGTATGCATAGTTTGGCTATGAAATGGTACACAACTTATGCTGGTGCATGGATTAGACATTATTACATATATCTCTTCCAGTAACTTCAAAATTTCCAATTGAAATTTTGCTCCACAGCTTATGTCCTATTCAGATTCTCTCTCTTGCATCAACATAGATGCATTTGTTCTCTATTTAATACTTGCCaccttgtttttattttaacttCAATCTTTCACTCTGTTTACCCTTTCATCTCATACAggacaaaaatgaagatgacTGGATTACCAGATACTTCTTCACTGGAGGGACAATGCCTTCTGCAAACTTACTTCTTTATTTCCAGGTATCCTACGAAGTTTTCCGTGAAGTAGCTTTCTCATCCCCTAAGCTTACAGATACTTTGATTTTGCATGGAAACTAAACAGTCACTGGTACTTAACCCTAATATATGAACAATCTCTATCACTAAGCGGcttatgtttttttattcccCTCACCTTCCCCTTTTTATCTTATTTAATCAGCAATAATGAAGCAATTTTTATGCAGGATGATGTTTCAATTGTTAACCATTGGCTTGTAAATGGGACACATTATGCACAAACCAGGTAAGGGCATAGTTCTTGAAAACAATTGATGCTGATATCATGAACAGTTTTCATGCAAGTTGATGTTCACTGCATTACATGAGTTTTGAAATATGAGGGATTGACTGCCTCAGTTTTGATGTATTCCCTAGTCCTAACCCCTTCTGTTGGAAAGGGGAACAACACGGACATGCAGTTCAACAGATTTTCATTTTAATACCATCTTTTTTGGGTATTATCTTAACACTATAAACCACTTTGTATTGGCATTTAGTCCCTCCTGAGCAATCAATCCCCTTCCACACCCCATTTCCACAAGAAGGATTAGGAATAGTTTAAACAAAGGGGGTGGGATTATTGCTTAACTGAGAGCTTTAGCTTTTACTAAGACATTTCCCTTTAGTTTTGTTCTCTTAACTTGCAatgtttgatttatttattccaaTTTCAGCTTTCTGAAGAGTGCCAGCACCACAAGCATCAAATGAGCTTGTGACACAAATGGCTGGGATCCTACCCATGTAGTAGCATCCACATCTTTACATCGGTGGGTCCCACTGTAACAGTAGATCCGGGCCATGCATGGCTGCCTAGGCATTAATCCTTTTGTACATAACCTTTTTTTCCCAACTggacagatttttttttattaatgatggAATTGGCCCATTCAATCTAACAGTGCAATTCATTTGCCTGACCTGCCAGCTCTGATTGAAATGGGCTacccaaaaatttcaaaatatttttgctGCCTGATTTTGAAACTAAGCTGATGCCATACTGTCTTGCAGTGAGGAATGGCTTAAGAGAATGGACCAGAACATGGCTTCTATCAGTCCAATAATGGAGTCAACTTATGGCAAAGATTCAGCAGTTAAGTGGATTGCCTACTGGCGGACATTCTTCATCTCCGTGGCAGAGCTTTTCGGATATAACAATGGGGAAGAATGGATGGTTGCACATTTCCTATTCAAGAAGAAATGAAGGGTGTCTACACTCATACTGCCCTCTTCCATTTCTGTTTTAGTTGGGTGGCTGACATACAAAATTTCAGAGCTcagaaaaaaattcattgtttTGTTGAATTCATGCCAAAAGATATTATGAAGTTACCCCAGAATGATTTTTTGATGCAGGAATAACCCAAATAGCTGGTAACTGCTAGTCTGAAATCATGTTTTTCAATGTGTTAGTACAGAGGTCCAAACACTGGAATGAAAAACCCATTTCTATCCTATGTTACTCTCATCTCATGTTCTTAGAATGAAATTAGACACCCATCCATCGCTGTCATTCATTTCATTGGATTCATTCTGGTATCAGCCGCTCCACTCACAGCTTAGTGTAATCAGAACTGGGACCGGAAATGGTCACTGCTGATTGTCTGATTCCGATTCCTTCAAGCATGGCTCCACTCTCAGAGCCTGGTGTATATTTCATATCAATAGTTGAGCAGGATAAGAGAATTACAGCATCTCATTTAAATCTTTTGTTCCACAAATAAATGCCACAAAATTTTTCTGATCCTTAAGTTTCATCAACAGTTACACGTTATATAACTTGGAGTATCAGTAAATGCTTCACAAGCTTGATTCGATAGTCTAAGCAGTTTCAACTGGGATAACAATAGCAGGAGGGTGTTAAAAGAACTCCACCCTTGATTCTTCCAAAGCTAAAACCCAGAGAAATAACAAaattaagaacaaaaaaattgggCAAAACAGATTTGATCGAAGGCCTGTGATAATAATATTACTGGGAAGAGGGCGGCGGCATCATCAACAGTGCTGGGTAGAATCAATCATCTGGGTCAGGACTCAGGAGGATAAACAAAAGCTTCTGCTTCAAGGAAGCGACTGAGATGCTTATCATCCAAATGTTGCTGCGAAACAGAAAATGAGAAGAGAAAATGATTAGAAACGATCCCAATTGAAGCTACATACTTAGATGGATAGAAATATTTCTGAAAAagtagaaaatgaaaaacacataCAGAAAGGCAAGCTCTGTATTTCTGCCACTCGGAAACGCATTCCTCTTTGTCCCACTGACCCTTCAAGAACTTCTCTGAGTACCACCTGCTTCATCATATCAGAAACCCTCAAAGAACTGCAAacaattagagagagagagaaagagattgaaaTTGACCTGTTGAAGCATTGGTGATATGCAGCTCTGAGATGGGCACAAGGCGATGTTGAAGAAGAATCACTCCTCTTATCTTTCTTTATCCCCATTCCTGTCGAACCCAGTTCTTGTTTCTCTGCCCTGGTCAGTTTGTGTTAGTTTCTTTCTCGTCCTATTGTATTTTGGCAAACTTCCTCCTCGCTTATAGAAACACTTCTTTACTAATGACCTGAACCATTAATTCTTCGAAACTCGGACTCCCTTCTTGCAGATTCATAGCTGGATGATCCCTCTTCAACTGGGTTTTCTCCTGAATTCGCAAACCTTCAACCTTTTACTTTGGCTTACAATTTTGACGAATTGATCTGGAGAAAATTAAAAGTCACCTTGTGCGGCTGGGGCTGCTGCTATTGCAATTCTGCTTTCATCTATTCCCTTTTACAGAATTCACATCATAATTTCCCACATCCTGCGAAAGAAATTTTGTTCATAATGGGGTTGGGGGACGACGGCTACGTGTTTGGTTTAAGGTCATACTTCCCAAAATCCCAACGTCTGGTTAATTTTCTTGACTTAAGGGCTCAGGGATAAAAGTCAGcccaattcaaaagaaaaaaaaatttgtagaaAATTTTAATGTCACTATGGTGGCGGATTCAGAAAttataatcttattttttttgtcttttaaaattaatgtttcttttacaataaaaaattattactcTTTCTTTAATCaactgattttattttattttactttttaaatgTCAACAAAGATATCATTTCCTATAAATACTGCATTGACTAAagttggaaaaaataaataaataaataaaagaaggttATAATTTATTAGTTCACTAATTTGATGACAAGAAGTTGCACCAAATTCTAAACTAAAGATTTTGGCTTGAAAACTATTGCATTCCGACATGTTGGGGTGTGTAACCTTGGGttagttcagttttggttttttattattttaatcaaaTTGACTTAATGAGTTTTATCAATTTAGTGATCAAATTTGTTGGTGCATGAAAACGGTTTTATACATAAGAGTTAGCAATGTcatttcatgagagagagagagagagagagatcaatttTTTTCTAGTGTTgtcattttttgggttttgttcaGTGTTTAGTTTCAATATGTCCATTTGGCCGATCTGATCAATTTCTATCGTTttctaaaaaaatcaaacaaaaaccgAACTaatattcaattcaattttttccaTTAAGTTCGGTTGGTCCAACcaatttgggctgaaatttgacacgcTTGGGGACCTAACTAGCATCCTCCCACCCACAAACCCTTGGTTGCTAAGGCTTGTAAGGGAATTTTTTGAGCGAGGCTCCTTTGTGGCGCAACAGAGGTGGCAATATACATCTCACAACCTGGAGCACCTCGAGACATGCATTTATGTGTTAAGGTCCATACTTAGATGCTATAGGCATTCGGATGTATGTTGTGACCCctgttgcgccacagaggagttgaattcaaattttatgTAATAATTCATACTTATCAATGTATCATAGCATATAACCCTAGATGCCTTTTTCTCTCCATCCACAAGTAGGAATTTACCCAAATATGTATTGGATCTTCTCTTTAATAATAAGTAAAAGAACCAAAATATAAAGGCAACAACCATTAGTGACATTTGGTTATTTTTGAAGGGTCATGTTTTCTTACTCCATGACAAGTGAATAGACTTGTGTGGAGCCATATGATAAAGGACTTTAAATTTACAAATTAAATTTCAATATgtgtttccttctttttccaaTTTTAGTTGTGGAGTTTCTATAAAAGAAGAAACATTTTCTTTAAGACTGATCGTAAAATAGGCTGGGGAGTAATATATTTCTCCAGCTTTTTTGTCCTTCAGCATTTTCTAAAGCTTAGGTGAAATATTACCTTTGGTAACAAAAACATTAAAGCTGTATCCGAATTCTTCTCTGTTTTCATTTTAAGAAAACTatctaaacccaaaatctattCCGAGAATGTATACCAAACACAACTTAAAAGTACGACTTCAAAAAAGATTTTACACAGTTCAACTTAAAATCCTAGAACTGAAGTTGCAACCCAAGGTTGAAAACAGTCGGTCATGCCAACTTAAAAGAGTTAAAGCCTCTAACTAAAGTCGCAGGCCTGGGTTGCAACCTAATTTAATAGGACTGTAAATCTCCTCAAGCTTCAAGTGGAAACCCTTGACACACCTAAATAACACAGGAAAACCCAGACTTGCAATAAAGATCGATTGTAGAGCTCACCTTATTCAGTGTTTTCCATTGGAAAACTCTCTTCTTAGGCAACCAAAGGTGAACAACCTGAAAAACTTGAATTCTTGGACCGGTGCATGTCAGTCCGAGCTCTGTTTAGTtctctttctgttttttctgtttcctttaTAAAAGAAGTTATTAAGCTGTGTTAATGTCCAGGCATCAAAGAATAAGAACTCAATAGTACCACCACAGTAGTGGAGATCCATGTTTGAAAATCATATGAAATAAATTTCATACAAATAGCTTCTAAATACAACAAATAATGGCCTAAAAATGCGGCTGCTGAAACAAATTACATGCAAACTGCTAAGATAGACAAAACCCCAACAAACTACATACAAAAAAAGCCTAAGCAGGTGTGACCAGAAGTTGCTGGAACACCCCCACATATGTTTCTGTAATCACACAATATCACAGTTCGAAGCACTATGACCTCTAAACCAATAGCCCATTTAATCAAAGGTAAtaggagggaaaaaaatgaatcaaTCTGGACACAGAACAAATGCCGGGACGATGAATGGTATATTATACACATGGAGACAAAGAGAAAAACATATGCACAGGTTGCAGCGGTGGATTGTACGAATACAGAGTGGTCGGGACGAGTTGGGAGAAGGCCACCATGGTCATGGGGATCACTCTGACCGTTGTAATAAAAATACAAATCCGGAGTTCTCACGAATAAGAGGTGGAGGATCAATATCAGCTATGTCAATCTGCTGCATGGACTTGGAGATGTCATCCACAGTGAATGGTATGCTGCAGCAAACAAAGAAGTGATTATGTATtcaaacaaagagaaattcaTGTTGGTTTATGTACTCATGCAGAGGAATCTCAAGATGTCCGTTCTCAAGGCATGTGGGACTGGTTCAAAAACATTACCTTGAGTCATCATCCAACAAGAACGAACTGCTGACAGCATTGTTGGAATCTTCAGTCATAAGAACTCTCATACTCGAAataacctacaaaaagagagtaattTACACTGATTTAACAAGTTAATTTGTAAATCAGGATGATGGgataggattaaaaaaaaaaagaggaacagGAGAGTCATGAAGATAGTGGTAGAAGTTGGATACTCCAACTTGGCATCACAAGTTAATAAAACTGGAAACTGAAAGGTAAACATACATCTGAAGATACACTGTGTGTGCCATATTTGTCATCCCAGTACATGGTACTGATCCTGTATAATTGTTGTATGCTGAGCACCTGAAAGAAGCAAAAGTCAAGCACCAAGATATAAAATATATTGTATCAGAAAAGAGTAGGAAAAAAGAAGCAGCTTAGGATAGGCATTGAGAGTACAAAGGAAGGGGTCACCAACCGGGCAGAGGTCATTGGTTATTTCTTTCAAGGTTTTCTTAGGCTTTTGATGTATGACCTGaattgtgaaaaatatataaaagaaaaaagtaagaaaatataTACTAGAAAAAGATAAACGCCAAATACAAGAGAATGAATAAAAACGCACCAGGAATCCAACTGCCTGTCTGATATGCTTCAATTCATCCCAAGCTGAACCAGCATACTGTTTGTAACATAATTTTAGACAAAGTTATTGGAAAGTACCCAGGCAAGAAAATTTGTTATAGTTTGTTATATGCTCACCTCTTCAGTAGCATCATAGCACCACTGCTCTAACTCAGCCAACCCTGCTTTTACAAACTCCCCATTGCTGAATGA is a genomic window of Macadamia integrifolia cultivar HAES 741 unplaced genomic scaffold, SCU_Mint_v3 scaffold449, whole genome shotgun sequence containing:
- the LOC122068674 gene encoding uncharacterized protein At4g33100, which translates into the protein MGIKKDKRSDSSSTSPCAHLRAAYHQCFNRWYSEKFLKGQWDKEECVSEWQKYRACLSQHLDDKHLSRFLEAEAFVYPPES
- the LOC122068673 gene encoding (S)-coclaurine N-methyltransferase-like, with amino-acid sequence MDTLVQVPYEATVRMMLASLERNLLPDAVVRRLTRLLLAGRLRSGYKPSSEIQLSSLLQFAISLKDMPIAVQTEKPKAQHYELPTSFFKLVLGKNLKYSCCYFIDKSNTLEEAEKAMLELYCERAQIKDGQTILDVGCGWGSLSIYIAQKYANCRVTGICNSTTQKAHIDEQCREMQLQNVDIIVGDISTYEMEASFDRVLSIEMFEHMKNYQELLKKISKWMKQDSLLFIHYFCHKAFAYHFEDKNEDDWITRYFFTGGTMPSANLLLYFQDDVSIVNHWLVNGTHYAQTSEEWLKRMDQNMASISPIMESTYGKDSAVKWIAYWRTFFISVAELFGYNNGEEWMVAHFLFKKK